DNA from Streptomyces sp. Edi4:
GGCTCCTCGAACAGCATCCGCCACGCCTTGTCGTCCCCGATCCGCTCCCGCAGCGCGCTCGCGGTCGGCAGCGGCTCGGTCAGGGTGGGGAAGACCCGCTCGGCGACCCGGCGCGTCAAGCCGTAGAAGGACTGCCAGGCCGCGAACTCGGCGTCGGATCCGGTGAGTTGACGGAAAGAGGCGGCGGTGCGCGCGTGGCCTTTGCCGACCAGGAGGCCGCCGGGGCGCCCCTCGCGAAGGGCCGGGGTGTAGGAGGACACCGTCCGCTTGCGGACCGCGAAGTCGAGTCCCAGATCCTCAACGATCTTGTGCGGCAGCAGTGAGACCAGATAGGAGTAGCGCGAGAGGCGCGCGTCCACGCCGTCGAAGGGGCGGGTGGAGACGGCCGCGCCGCCGGTGCGGCCGAGGCGTTCGAGGACCAGGACGGACCGTCCGGCGCGGGCCAGATACGCGGCGGCGACCAGACCGTTGTGCCCTCCTCCCACGATGACGGCGTCGTACAGATCACGGGTGAACGCGGTGTGTGCGGTCATGCCCCTTGGTAACACGGGACGATCAGGCGCGGAACCCGTCCCGCGCACGGCACGTTCAGGGCCCCTCGGCCGCGGCCGCGCGTGCGCGCAGCTCGCTCGGTGCCGGGCGGGCCCCGGGGCCGAGCCGGGCGACCGCCTTGAGGATGTGGCGCGGCGGCAGCTGCCAGCGCACCGTGGCGGGGACACGGCGCAGCGTCGTGCCCATGCGGACGAGACGGCGGTCCACGGTCTGGGCGGCGGGAGCGGGGCGGCCGTAGAGCTCATGGGCATAGGCGGGAAGCGAGGCGTAGGCGAGGGTGGCCACGCGCCGCCACACCAGCGCGCGCGCCGGGACCAGGGGTGCGGGCGTGGGCGGGCGCCGCAGGAAGTCGTCCACGGTCCGGGCGTCGTCGGTGACCGCGAGCTCGGGCCGCACGGAGTCGAAGTAGGCGGCGAGCTCGGCGACGCTTCCCGGCACGCCGGCCTCGTCCAGGCCCACCAGGCGGGCGGCCACGCGGTGCTCCTGGACGTAGCGGTCGGCCTGGGCGTCGCTCAGCCACAGGCCCGAACGCCGGGTCACGGCGAGATAGCTGTCCACCTCGGCGCAGTGCACCCACAGCAGCAGCGCGGGATCGTCCATCCCATACCGCTCGCCGGTCACCGGATCGTCGGCCTTGAGCAGGGCGTGGATGCGGCGGACCCGGGCGCCGGCCCGGTCGGCCTCGTCCTTGGTGCCGTAGGTGAGCGTCCCGACGAAGTCGGCGGTCCGCAGGAGCCGGCCCCAGGCGTCCTCGCGGAAGTCGGAGTTCTGCATGACACCGCGCACCGCGCGCGGGTGCAGCGCCTGGAGGTACAGCGCCCTGATGCCCGCGATCCACATCATGGGGTCGCTGTGCACCTGCCATGTGACCGACCGGGGGCCGAAATGGCCCGGGTCGCCGTCGTCCGCCATCGGGCACCTCCGGTGGGTGGGGTCCTTGAGCCAGGCTAGCGGCGCACCCGGGGCATCCCCAGGCCGATCCAGGCGATGATTTCGCGCTGGATCTCGTTGTTGCCGCCGCCGAAGGTGAAGATGACGGCGGAGCGGTAGCCGCGTTCCAGTTCGCCGTGCAGGACCGCGCCCGCCGAGCCCTCTTTCAGCGGTCCCGCCGCCGCAAGGACCTCCATCAGGCTCGCGTAGGCGTCCCGGCGCGCCTCGGATCCGTACACCTTGACGGCGGAGGCGTCCTGGGGGGTGAGGGTGCCTTCCTGGACGGCGTTGACCATCTGCCAGTTGAGCAGCTTCATCGCCTCCAGGCGGGTGTGGGTACGGGCGAGGTTCCTGCGGACCCAGCCGAGGTCGAGGACGCGGCGGCCGTCGGCGAGCGGGACGCCGGCGGCCCAGCGCTGGACGTCGTGGAGCGCGCGGATCGCCGTGGTGCCGTGGGCGGCCAGGGTGACGCGCTCGTGGTTGAGCTGGTTGGTGATCAGCCGCCAGCCCTTGTTCTCCTCGCCGACCCGGTGCGCGGCCGGGACCTTGATGTCCTCGTAGTAGCTGGCCGTGGTGTCGTGCGAGGCCAGCGTGTTGATCAGGGTGCAGCTGTAGCCGGGGTCTGAGGTCGGCACGAGGAGCATGGTGATGCCCTTGTGCGCGGGGGCGTCCGGATCGGTGCGCACGGCGAGCCAGACCCAGTCGGCGGTGTCGCCGTTGGTGGTCCAGATCTTCTGCCCGTTCACGGTGTAGGTGCCGTCGGCCTCGCCGCCTTCGCGCACCGCGCGCGTCTTGAGCGCCGCGAGGTCGGTGCCCGCGTCGGGTTCGCTGTAGCCGATGGCGAAGTCGATCTCACCGGAGAGGATCCTCGGCAGGAAGTACGCCTTCTGCTCGTCCGTGCCGAACCGCATGAGCGTGGGGCCCACCGTATTGAGGGCCATCAGCGGCAGCGGGACCCCGGCCTGGGCCGCCTCGTCGAAGAAGATGAACTGTTCCATCGGGCTGAGCCCCCGGCCGCCGTACTCCGTGGGCCACCCCACGCCGAGCCAGCCGTCCTCGCCGAGCCGGCGCACGGTCGCGCGGTAGAACCGCTTCTGCGCCGCCGGGTCCGCGTACCGGGCGTAGACGTTGTCCGGCACGAGGCCGGCGAAGTAGGTCCGCAGCTCGGTACGCAGCTTCTGCTGCTCAGGCGTGTATGCGAGGTGCACGGCTCCTCCAGGACGGTCGCGGTACGGCGGCGCACACAGTAGAACGTGTTCCAACAATCTGGAAGGGGAGGGGCGTCCCGGGTGGCAACGGGCTGCGGGGGGCGGCCACTTGCGGGCATCCGGGACTCGTCGGCGCGGGGCGTCACCCGGACGGCGCCGAGCGGTCGCCGGGGGCCGTGGGGGCGGTGAGCATGGCCGGTGGTGCGGGGTGCGCCCCGATGGTGCGGGGTGCGCGCCCGTACCGCTTCCGCGCGGCCGCCCCGTCCGTGTCCGCACCACCGTCGCACCCCCGTCGCACCGCCGTCGCACCCCGTCGCATCCCCGCCGCACCGCCGTCGCACCCGTGAACCGGAGGCCCCCGTGACCACTGCCCGCGACCTGATGACCGCCGGCGTCCGCTGCGTCCCGGCTTCCGAGACCCTGGATCGCGCCGCCCAGTTGATGCGCGACCACGAGGTCGGCGCGCTGCCGGTGAAAGGCAGTGACGGCACCCTGACCGGCATCGTGACCGACCGGGACATCGTCGTGAAGGCGCTCGCCTCCGGGAAGGACGCCTCGAAGATCACCGCGGGCGAGCTGGCCGGGGGCGGCGTGCACACGGTGGACGCGGGCGCCGAGGCCGCGCTCGCGGTGAGGGCGATGAGCGAGGCGCGGATCCGGCGGATCGTGGTCGTCGAGGACGGTCTGCCGGTGGGCATGATCACCGAGGCGGACCTGGCCCGCAAGCTCACGGCGGAGGCCTTCGCCACGTTCGCCGGGCGGGTGTACGCGGCCCACTGAGGCGCGCTCCGCACACGGTTCGAACCACCCGTACGCGACCGGCCACGGCCCTGAGCACGGACGCCGCGCGGCGGTGGCCCTGGGGCGTGTGGGCCGGATGCGGTCCGGGTAGGCGGGGGCCAGAATGGTGCATTACTGGACGAACGTAGGAGGCGGCATGAACGACCGGTCCGATTCCAGCTCGCAGCCCGATTCCGTGACCCCCGACGCGCTGCTGCACACGGGAGCCGGGGGCGAGGTCACCGCAGAGGACCTGGTGCTCGCATCCGGACGGGACATCAACCCGGAGAACCTGGCCTGGGCGGAGCGCAAGCTGGCCGCCGAGGGCCCCGCCGCCCTGGACAAACTGCTTCCCTGAGACAAGCCGCTTCCCCGAAAGGACACACCCGGGGGAAGACCTGACCGGCGCGGGCGCCGACTCGACCGTCGCGCCCCCAACGGGCCCGCCCCCAACGGAGCCGGCCCGGGCGGACCCGGCCCGACCGGCGCGAAGCCGGGGCCACGGCCCCGGCGCCCGTCCCGGGTGACGCGTCGCCGCCCGCGCGGTCAGTTCGCCGCGCGCTCCTCGAAGACCTCGCGGGCGACGGCGATGGCGTTGAGCGCCGCGGGAAACCCGGCGTAGCTCGCCATCTGCGTGATGACCTCGACTACCTCCTCGCGGGTGCCGCCCACGTTGAGCAGCCCGTGCACGTGGACGCGCAGCTGCGGGGCGGCCGTACCGAGCGCCGTGCACATGGCGACGCTGGCCAGTTCGCGCTCCTTCAGGCCGAGCCCGGAGCGCGCGTAGACGTCCCCGAAGGCGAACTCGATGATGTAACGCGTCAGATCGGGCGCGATGTCCCGCATCGACGCGACGACCTGGTCCCCGGCGTGCCCGTCCACCTCGGCCAGCTTGGCCAGACCGCGCTCGTAGCGGTCGCCGGGCTCCGGCGCGGTGTCGACGGGGGTCGCCGTGACGTCGGGCCTGCTCTCGAAGACCTCGCGGGCGGCGGCGACGCCGTTCAGAGCGGCGGGGAAGCCCGCGTACACGGCGGTGTGGATGAGCAGTTCCACCACTTCGGCCGGGCTGACCCCGACGTTGAGCGCGCCGTCGATGTGGAAGCGCAGCTGGGGCGCGGCGTTGCCCATCGCGGCGAGCGCGCCGACTGTGATGATCTGCCGCTGGCGCAGCGTGAGGCCGGGCCGGGGCAGGACGTCGCCGTAGACGAAGGCGACGGTCATGTGGCCGAGGTCGGGCGCGATGTCGGCCAGGCTGTCCAGGATCGCCGGGCGCTCCCGCCCGCCGACGGTACGCAGCAGGGCGAGCCCGCGCTCGAACCGTTCGTCGGTCGTCTCGTCGCCCCGTACGGCGGTGGTGGCGGTCTCCGGCGTGTGCTGCGTGTGCTGCGTGTTCTGCGTGTTCTGCGTGTTCTGCGTGTTCTGTGCGCTGTTCATGCTCCAGACGCTACGAGTTGGAGCACGCTCTAACGCAAACGCCCGTGCGCGCCGGGTGTGTGGCCGAACGCCCGGCGGAAGACGTCGATGAACGCGCTGGTGGAGGACCAGCCGCACCGGTGGGCCACGATGGTCACCGGAGTGTCGTCGGCGAGCAGTTGCAGCGCGTGGTAGAGCCGCAGCTGGGTGCGCCACTGGGGGAACGTCATGCCGAGATCGGCGCGGAAGAGGCGGCTGAGGGTGCGTTCGCTCGCGCCCGCGTCCGCGCCGAGTTCCGCGAGCCCGCGCCGGTCGGCCGGGTCGGCCCACAGCGCCGCGCAGACCGCGGCCAGGCGGGGGTCGCTGGGCGCCGGCAGATGGACTGGCCACTGGGGCGCGGCACGCACCTGATCGAGCAGGACCGCGCGCAGCCGCTCCCCCTCGGGCCCCCGCTCTCGCGGTGCGCGGGTGTGGGCGAGCAGCAGCTCGCGCAGGAGCGGTCCGACCGTCACGACGGTGGGGGTGTCAAGGCCCAGCGGGTCTTCGTGGGCCGCGATCCCCATCAGGTGCAGTTCCAGCCTGCCGTGGGCCCGGTGGGCGTGCACGGTGCCGGCCGGCACCCAGATGGCGCGCGTCGCGGGGGCGACCCAGGTCCCGGCGTCCGTGGTGACCGCGAGCACGCCACGGCTCGCGTAGACGATCTGGTGGTCGTCGTGCCGGTGCGCGTCGATGCTGTCGCCGGCGGCCATCGGCTGTGCGCGGGTGGGCGCCACGGGGGTGTGGCGGATATTCGGCATTGCCTGGCATTTTATCGGAAGCGCGACAGGTACGGCGCTGGCGATGATCGGGCCGTGCCGAAGAAACAGGGTGATCAGTGCGGGGAGCGGCCGACGCGGGGGCAGGACGGCGGATTGTGGCGAAGACCGGTGTTCCTGCTTGCGGTGGGGCACGCGTGCGTCGATGTGTACCAGGGCTCCGTGGCGGCGCTCGTGCCGTTCTTCGTGGCGGAACGGGCCTATTCCTACGCGGCCGCCTCCGGTGTCGTGCTGGCGGCTTCTTTGCTGTCCTCCGTCGTCCAGCCGCTGTTCGGGGCGCTCGCCGACCGGTGGGCGATGCCGTGGCTGCTTGCGGTCAGTACGGCGCTCGCCGGGACCGGCATCGCGCTGAGCGCAAGCGGGGGCACCTACGCGATGACCCTGGCGATGGTCGCCGTGTCCGGGGTGGGGGTGGCCGCCTACCATCCCGAGTCCGCCCGGGTGGCCCGGGCGGCGAGCGCGGGGAGCCACACGGCGATGGGCTGGTTCTCGCTCGGCGGCAACCTGGGTTTCGCGGCCGCGCCGCTGCTGGTCGGCGTGGTGGTGGGGGCGGGCGGGCTCGGGGCCGCGCCGCTGCTCGCGGTGCCGGCCGCGCTCGGCAGCGTGCTGTGTGTGCTCGCGCTGCGGGCGACCCGGCTGCCCGGGCGGGGCACGGCGCGTGACCCGGGCGGCGCGGCGCGGGACGACTGGGCCTCGTTCCTGAGGCTGTCGTTGGTCGTCGTGTGCCGTTCGCTGGTGTTCGTGGGCCTGAGCGCGTTCGTCGCGCTGTACGCCCGTGAGCGGGTCGGCGGCGGTGAAGTGGCGGGCTCCGCCGCCCTGTTCGTGCTGTACGCGGGTGGCGCGGTCGGCACGGTCGTGGGTGGCCGGCTCGCGGCGCGCTGGGACCGGGTGCGGGTGGTGGCCCGGTCGTACGCGGTCGCGGCGCCGTCCGTCGCCGGGGTGGTGTTCGTGCCCGGTCCGGCTTTCTATCTGTTCGTCGCGCTGACCTCGGCCGCGCTGTATGTGCCGTTCTCGCTCCAGGTGACGCTGGGTCAGGACTATCTGCCCACCAGGATCGGGACGGCGAGCGGGGTCACGCTCGGTCTGACGGTGAGCGTGGGCGGCGTGGCCGGCCCGCTGATCGGGGCCGCCGCCGACGCCACGTCGCTGCGGACCGCCCTCGCCCCGCTGGTCGTCTTCCCCCTGGTGGCCTGGCTGACCGCGCGCACCTTGCCCGAGCCCGCGCCGCCCGAGCGTGAGGACGTGGCCGCCGGCGCCCCGGCCGCTTTGGCCGGGCAAGAGGGATGAAGGGCTCAGCGGGCCTGTCGGGCCCCGATGGCGGTGGCGCCTGCGGCGATGGCGGCCGTCGCGGTGCGGGCGCGCTGGGCGAACTCGTCCTGGGCCTCGGCGGGGCTGTAGACGGTGAGGGCGCGGTCCCGCTTGTCCAGGACCAGGGCGTCGGGCGCGGGCGCCGTCTCCCCGTCGTACGCGAGGGAGTCGACGCCTTCGAGCCCGGTCAGACGCAGTGACCGTACGCGTTCGGCCTGGTAGACGTGGGAGCGCCGCAGGGCGCCGGCCAGCGCGGAGACGGCCAGGCGCAGACGGGCCAGCGGCACTTCGGCGTCGACGGTGCGCAGGTCGAGCAGGCCTTCGTCCAGGCGCGGCCGGTAGGTGGGGGCGAGCCCGTCGGGCTGGTAGTGGCCGTTGCCCGCGAACAGCAGCCACAGCTTCCGGGGCCTGCCGTCCAGGCGCACGTGCACGGGTGTGGCGGTGCGCAGCACGCGCACGAGCGCGATGGCGGCGGCGGGCCACTTGCCGATCCGGCCTTCGAGGCCTTCGCGGATCCGGACCAGATCGGGGTAGAAGCCGACGCTGAAGGTGTTGAGGAACGCCGCCACGTCACGTTCCCCCTCGTCGCGTACGCGGGCGAGGTCGACCCGGATCGCCTCGCCGTGTTCGAGGGCGTGCGCCGTGTCCTCGAAGGCGGCGACGCCCGCGTCGAGGGCGAAGTGGTTGAGCGTGCCGCCGGGGAAGACCGCGAGCGCGAGCCCGGCCCGCGCGGCGCGTGCCGAGGCCGCGTTCACGGTGCCGTCGCCGCCGCACACCCCGAGCACTTTGGCCAGTCGACCGGCCCGGTCGACGGCCTCGTCGAGGAGTTCGCCCAGATCGTCCTGCGGACCGAGAACGACGATCTCGGCTTCGGGCAGCAGCAGTCTCAGATGGTCCCGCGCGGGCAGCCGGCCCACCACCCCTTTGCCGGAGCCGCCGTTGACGACCACGACGAGGCCCCGGCCGCGCCGCAGCGTGGGCGCGTCGGCGCGGGTGTGCAGCGGGTGCACGGGTCGAGGCCTCGGCGGCCACCAGTAGCAGGTGACGGCGGCGGCGCCCACACCCAGGACACAGCCGGCCAGCACGTCGCCCGGGTAGTGGACGCCGACGTAGACACGCGAGAAGGCCACGGCCGCGGCGAGGGGGGCGACGAGCGCGCCGTACCGGGTGGACTCCAGGGCCACGCCGGCCGCGAAGGCGGCGGCCGACGCGGAGTGGCCCGAGGGGAAGGAGGAGGTGCGCGGCGCCTTCGCGAGGCGGCGCACCAGCGGGACGGCGTCCACCACCGGGCGCCCGCGCCGGGTGGCGTACTTGGCGACGGTGTTGGTGGTGAGCGAGGCCAGCGCGAGGGCGCCCGCGCCGCGCCGCGCGGCCCTGCGGGCCGTGGGGCCCCCGGCGGCGGCGAGCACCGCCGCCGTCGCCAACCACAGCCCGCCGTGGTTGGCCGCGCGGCTCAGTCGGGGCAGCACCCGGTCCGCGCCGGCCAGGCGCGCGGTGGCCACCCGCTCGAACCAGCGGCGGTCGATCGTCCCCATCCGTGACATCGGTGCCATGCTCCCTGCCTAGCGGGAGCGGCGCCCGTCCGCCCGCCGGGTTCGCCCGTACGGACGCCCGCTCAGCGGGGCCGGCCTTGCTTGAGGGCGGCGAGAAGCGTCGGCACGTGACTGTGGTCGACGTCCTTGGCCGCGGTCAGCAGGGTGACGGTGTGCGCCTTGGCCAGATCGAGCAGCCCGTCCAGCGCCCTGCGCTGTTCGGGCCCTGCCAGTTCGGCCTTGTAGCGCTCCTGGAACTCCGCGAAGCGTGAGCGGTCCTCGTGGTACCAGCGGCGCAGCTCCGTGGAGGGGGTGAGGTCCTTGGGCCACTCATCGACCGCGGCGTGTTCCTTGGACAGGCCCCGGGGCCAGAGCCGGTCGACCAGGACGCGTACGCCGTCGGTGTCCTCGGGAGGGTCGTAGACGCGGCGGACCCTCGGTGCGCGCTGTGCCGGCATCGGTGCCTCCCAGGTGTCGCTCCCCCGCGCGTCGCCCCCGGCCCCACCCTGCCAACGGTCCGGGAGTCGCGCGACCGCCGGGCGGGTCGGCACCGGCGGACCGGTGCCGACCCGCCCGGCGGTCGGGCGCCACTGTGGGTGGCGGTGTCGGCGCCTCAGACGCCGACGGCCTCCTCGATCTCCTCTTCCTCTGCGGCCTCTGCGGCCCCGGCGGTGGCGGCGGTGGCCGGGGGCACGGTGGACGCGGCGGGCGCCGGAGATGTCATGGGCGTCTCGGACCGCGTCACCTCGGCCGCGGGCGTCCGGCGGCGTTCTACGGCGCCGGAGATCATCATCACGGCGAGACCGAGGACCAGCCACGCGATAAGGACCCACACATCGCGTGCGAGACCGTGGCCGCCGAAGTAGACCAGGTCACGGATGCCCTCCAGGAGGCCCGCGCCGTTCCAGAAGGCGTGCAGACCGCCGAAGAACCCGTTCTGGAGCTCGGGCCTGAAGAGCCCGCCGGAACTCGTGAAGTTGAGCATCACGAAGAGCACCATCACGCCGAGCGTGGTCCAGCGCTTGAGGAAGGTGTGCAGCCCGACGCCGAGGAAGAGGATGCCCGCCGAGTACAGCCAGGCCATCGCCCACACGCCCCACAGCCCGTGGTCGACCAGGTGGAACAGCGGTCCCGCGAAGGCGGCGCCGATCAGGGAGACCACGAAGGAGACCCCGGCCACCAGGCCCGCCCGGGTCCGGAGCGTGAGACCCGCCCCGGCCGCGCCGAGCACCGCGACGGATGCGTACGAGCCGATGCTGACCGCGATGAGCAGGAAGAAGATGCCCGAGCCCGTGGGATCGCCGGAGACCGGCGGCACCACGTCGGTGATCTTCAGCGGGGCGCCCTGCGCGGTGGCAACCGGCGTGAAGATCTTCTCGACGGCGGTGGCGCTCATGTCGGATCCGGCCGAGGCGACGATGAGCTCCGGCGTCTTGGCGTCCAGGACGTAGGCGCCGGTGATGTCACGGGACTTGAGCTGGTCCACGGCGGTGGCGCGGTCGGGGACGGTGCGCACGTCGAGCTTGTCGCCCGCCTTGCCTGCCGCGCCTGCCGTGTTCGCTGTGGCCGCTCCGTTTGCCTTGTCCTGGATGGTCTGCGCGAACACCTTCGCCTCGGGGCCCGCCCCCACGACGGCGACCGGCAGGTGGTGCGGTTCGGGGGAGACGAACGCGCCGAGGTAGGCGAGACCCATGCCGAGGCACATCAGGAGCGGGGTGATCAGATGCGTGAGGACGTGCCGCAGCGCGGGGTTGGACGGCGTCGTACGCACGAGCGCCGGCGCGCCGGGCCGGCCGGCCTTGTGACCTGCGGACATGAGCGGACCCTTCTGCTCGTACCCGCGACCGGGACCGGTCACGAACCGCGAGCGCAATGGTTGGTATTTACAACTGCTATGAGTTGTACTCTACAAGCATCTCTCCGTGGACGCCACCTCGGCGGCCCGGGAGCGAGAGTCGCCTCGGTGGCGACGGCGGACCGCCCGCGTTGAGATGGGCCCATGAACCGCCAGGGCGCCCCGTGGTGGGCCGAGCTGCCGCCGGCCGCCGGCGCCGCCGTCATGGCCACCGCGATCGTCTCCATCGGACTGCACCTGACCGGCCACGAAACGCTCTCCCGGGTGGGCCTGGCCATCGCCGTGCTCCTGTGGCTGCTGCTCGCCTGGGACTTCCTGTGGCGGCTGCTGGGAAACCGGGCCCGCTGGTCCGGCGAGGCGGACACCCCGCCCGCGCTCACCGCCGTCGCCGCCACCACGGTGCTCGGCACCCGCCTCTGCGCGCTCGGCCGCGAGGACGTGGCGGCGGGGCTGCTCGCGCTCGCGGCGGTGATCTGGCCGGGGCTGCTGATCGCGGTCGTACGCCACTGGCACCCCCGGATGCCCGGCGCGGCCTTCCTGGTGTGCGTCGCCACGCAGGGCCTGGCGGTGCTCGCGGCGACGCTCTTCCTGGCGGGCGCGGGCGACTGGCTGGGGTGGGCCGCGCTCGGCGCGCTCGTGCTCGGCGTGCTCCTCTACGGGGAGGCGCTGGCCAGATTCGACGTCCGGGAACTGGCCCGGGGGGCCGGCGACCAGTGGATCGCGGGCGGCGCGCCGGCCATCTCGGCACTGGCCGCGGCGAAACTCACCATCTCACCGCTGTGGACCGGCGCCGCGCACACCGCCCTGCGCACCACCACCCTCGTCCTGGTCGGCGTCAATCTCGCGGCGTGCGCGGTGCTGCTCGGCTTCGAGGTGCGAAGGCCTCGGCCGCGTTACGACATCCGGCGGTGGTCCACGGTCTTCCCGCTCGGCATGACCTCGGTCGCCGCGCTGACCGCCGCGACCGCCACCGGGACCGGGTGGCTGCGCCCGCTCGGCGAGGGCGTGCTGTGGGCCGCCTGCGCGGCCTGGCTGCTCGTGCTCGCCGGGTTCACCCGCAAACGGCTCAACTCCCGCTCCGGACCGGGAGGTTGACCCGGCCCTGGCGCCCGGAGCGGGCACGTGCGACCAGGTCGGCCGCCGCGCTCGGCCAAGCGGGATACGCGAAGGTGAAGCCCGCGTCCAGGAGGCGCCCGGGCACGACGCGACGGCTCTTGAGCAGCAGCTCGGTGTCCGAGCGCAGGGCGAACGCGCCGAGCCCGGCCATCCACCGGGTCGCGGGCAGACCCACCGGGATGCCCCGGGCGTCGCGCAGCGCGCGCATGAAAGCCCGTTGCGGCAGCGGAGCGGGGGCCGCCAGATTGACCGGTCCCGTGATGTCGTCGCGCTCGACGAGGAAGCGGAGCGCCCGGACGAAGTCGTGGTCGTGGATCCAGGAGACGTACTGCGCCCCGCCCGCGACCGGACCGCCGAGCCCGAGGCGGGCCAGCTTCGAAAGCACGTCGAAGACGCCTCCCCGGTCGGGACTCATCACCATCGCCGAGCGCAGGGCGACCTTGCGCGTGTGCGGCGTACGCGCCTCCTCCTGCGCCGCCTCCCATGCCTTGGCGATCTCCACGCTGAAGACCCAGTAGCCCGGAACGTCCGGCTCGGCGCCGCCCAGGATGCCGCTCGCCTCGTCGTTGGGCGCGTCGAAGCGGTGCGCGTACACCGTCGCGGTGCTCATCTGGAGCCAGAGCGCGGGGGGCCGCGCCGCGTCGGCGATGGCCCGGCCCACGACCTGGGCGGAGCGTACGCGCGAGTCCATCATGGCCCGCAGATTCGCCTCGGTGTAGCGGCAGCTCACGCTCCGGCCGGCCAGGTTGACGACGACGTCACTGCCGTCGACGACATCGGTCCACGCGCCGGGCGTCTCGCCGTCCCAGCCCACTTGGCGCGGGCCGCGCGGCCGTCGCGTGAGGATCACGACATCATGGCCCGCGGCCGTCAGCGCCCGGTCCAGGATCGAGCCGACCTGCCCGGTACCGCCGGGAATCACTACCTTCATCGCGCACCCCCTCGTTGTTGACGTGACCCTAGCGCACAGACTTGAACGCGTTCAAAGAGGCTCCGTCCCAGGTGGCCTGCCCGCTTCGGCGCGCCGAAGCCCCCTGCCCCGCCGCCGATCACCCGGCCGGATCGCGTGCGGTGGTCGGCGGGGACGAGCGGGCCGACACTGGAGGTGCCGGCCGGATCGGATCCGCGGCGTGCGAACCGCCGGCGCAACCCAGGAGGCAGCCGTGGTCGACAGTGAGGCGTGGGGAGACGAGGTCTACCAGCCCGACGGCTCCGAGGTGCAGGACGACGAGGGCATCCTGGGCACCGAGGACACCCTGGACGAGGGGCCCGAGGACCCGCTCGACACGGGGTATTCACCGCCGGAACGGCCCTGGGCCGTGGAGCGACCCGGGGTGACCGCCGCCGAACGGCTGCGCGGCGAGAGCCTGGAGCGGCGCCTCGCCCATGAGCTCCCCGAGGTGGCCGAGGCGGAGGGCGACGGCGTGGGCGACACCTGGGACACCGACGGCGAGCCGCGCGACAACGAGGTCGGCGCGGCCCGCGCGGGCCGGCTCGTGGCCCCGGACGAGGGCGCGCACCCCGACGAGGAGACCCGTCTGTTCGCCACGGACGTGGGCCTGGACGGCGCGGCGTCCTCGGCCGAGGAGGCCGCGATGCACGTCGTCGACGAGGACGCCGTCGACGGCCCCTGACCACCCGGCGGCCATGGGAAGCCGCGCCTCCCAGGTCCGCGGGACCGCCCGCCCTCCCTCAGCGCCCAAACCCCTTGCACCACACCAAACCCCTTGCACCACACCGCAGTTGTGCCGACCGACACCCCGGAGACTCCATGCAGCGCGACAAGCAGCCCCCCTACCAGCCGGTCGTCTTCCGTGACCGCGCGGCCGGATTCGCCTTTCTGACCCGGTCGACCGCGACGAGCGAGGAGAGCATCGACTGGGACGACGGCAACACCTACCCCGTCATCGACGTGGAGATCTCCGCCGAGAGCCACCCCTTCTACACGGGCCAGGCGCGGACGGTCGACACCGA
Protein-coding regions in this window:
- a CDS encoding type B 50S ribosomal protein L31 produces the protein MQRDKQPPYQPVVFRDRAAGFAFLTRSTATSEESIDWDDGNTYPVIDVEISAESHPFYTGQARTVDTEGRIARFERRYEGKA
- a CDS encoding TIGR01777 family oxidoreductase; the protein is MKVVIPGGTGQVGSILDRALTAAGHDVVILTRRPRGPRQVGWDGETPGAWTDVVDGSDVVVNLAGRSVSCRYTEANLRAMMDSRVRSAQVVGRAIADAARPPALWLQMSTATVYAHRFDAPNDEASGILGGAEPDVPGYWVFSVEIAKAWEAAQEEARTPHTRKVALRSAMVMSPDRGGVFDVLSKLARLGLGGPVAGGAQYVSWIHDHDFVRALRFLVERDDITGPVNLAAPAPLPQRAFMRALRDARGIPVGLPATRWMAGLGAFALRSDTELLLKSRRVVPGRLLDAGFTFAYPAWPSAAADLVARARSGRQGRVNLPVRSGS
- a CDS encoding DUF5709 domain-containing protein, whose protein sequence is MVDSEAWGDEVYQPDGSEVQDDEGILGTEDTLDEGPEDPLDTGYSPPERPWAVERPGVTAAERLRGESLERRLAHELPEVAEAEGDGVGDTWDTDGEPRDNEVGAARAGRLVAPDEGAHPDEETRLFATDVGLDGAASSAEEAAMHVVDEDAVDGP
- a CDS encoding phosphatase PAP2 family protein, encoding MAPMSRMGTIDRRWFERVATARLAGADRVLPRLSRAANHGGLWLATAAVLAAAGGPTARRAARRGAGALALASLTTNTVAKYATRRGRPVVDAVPLVRRLAKAPRTSSFPSGHSASAAAFAAGVALESTRYGALVAPLAAAVAFSRVYVGVHYPGDVLAGCVLGVGAAAVTCYWWPPRPRPVHPLHTRADAPTLRRGRGLVVVVNGGSGKGVVGRLPARDHLRLLLPEAEIVVLGPQDDLGELLDEAVDRAGRLAKVLGVCGGDGTVNAASARAARAGLALAVFPGGTLNHFALDAGVAAFEDTAHALEHGEAIRVDLARVRDEGERDVAAFLNTFSVGFYPDLVRIREGLEGRIGKWPAAAIALVRVLRTATPVHVRLDGRPRKLWLLFAGNGHYQPDGLAPTYRPRLDEGLLDLRTVDAEVPLARLRLAVSALAGALRRSHVYQAERVRSLRLTGLEGVDSLAYDGETAPAPDALVLDKRDRALTVYSPAEAQDEFAQRARTATAAIAAGATAIGARQAR
- a CDS encoding DUF488 family protein, whose translation is MPAQRAPRVRRVYDPPEDTDGVRVLVDRLWPRGLSKEHAAVDEWPKDLTPSTELRRWYHEDRSRFAEFQERYKAELAGPEQRRALDGLLDLAKAHTVTLLTAAKDVDHSHVPTLLAALKQGRPR